The DNA region TAGGAGTGatgtttgattttgtttgtggAAGTGGTTTCCTTTCATACGTTATGTGCTTGATGAGCCTTAAAAACTTCACAATCTGAATCGTAACTAGCAGCAACCATTAAAGTTGTATCTACAACATGGTCGTCATCCTTGAGAGACCAAGTTGAAAAGTTTGTGCTTCTCCAAGATTTTCAATATTGACGTCTTGTTGTGTTTGGTAACGATGGAGACGGTTTCTGCAGCGGTTACGGGGTTGAATCCGGTGGAAGGTTAAAGGCGAGGGTTCGAATCCGCCACCGATAGAGGAGAACAAAGTTTGGGGCTGCCGGCGAGCGACGGAGAGAGTACGAGTGAGGCGGTGTGTATGTTGGTGTGGTGTATCCAACGATGGATATGGGCGGATGGTAGGTGGTGAAGAAGAAGCGAAGACAGTGGGTGTGTGGGTTTCGCCGGTGGAGACGGACAGAGGGAGATGATGTCGGAAAGGGAGTATTGGTTGTCCTCCTTTGTGGAAAATGTGAATAGTGTTGGTTAAAGGAAGAAGATGAGTGAGGGTGGAAGTGTGAAGAGTTTGTTCGCGAGGAAGATGAGAATAAgctttttttctttctctttttttgtTTCTGCTTTGACAGATGAGAGGGTGAGGTACTGAATGGAGAGAGAGTCTAGTAGCTAAGAGAGAGGGATAACGTGtccttttatttatttcttttccATGTTACCGTTGGAagcttttttttttctcttttccatCTTACCGTTGGAAGCTATACATTGGAGAGAGAGAATTTTTTtacttattttcaaattttcttaaataataatattaattaaagCCTAATTTTGATTGGATAAATGGGATAAATATGGATTGCTAATAATGGTCACTGATTAATTTGAACCGATGGCTTGGATTGAATCAAAGAAACACACAAAGAAACACAtctttttaaataaattaaaattcttataatgttgtttttatatgatttaatcgttttaaaataatttaaatcaattgaatcaaataaaattcataactttttaaataatcatgataaaagtaaaataataacatggaaaattttatttattcaatctgactattttgacgaaagaacaaaattaaaacgactaaaaatgaataaaagtcgggaaaaaatttgctcaaaaaattaaatcggatgcataaaaatgatcagtgcaaaatatacttattgaaaaaatacaacatttcttcaaattctgaaataagtttgcatcggttaaaaggctcaggcgggtcaaaacgcaactgaaacagctgctggaaaatacaacgagcacaccaggttaaactacatgaaccgtagattaataatattggcgtctgcaattttaatttcgaaactttttatcCGCTCATTTTGTTCGTATATGAGgaaatgattcaaccgatttgtctgtattttcaataaatttattctgactgatattttagtttttattcatgatggaatgcatgtcatgctgtgcatatgatgcaaattaaaaatgaaatcgattttacaaaaatttgaatatgcccggacaaaattggggtatgacaatgatCAAACATTATTGTTTATAATGTTTAACATACTATGTTTTTAACTGAATTGATTCTACATCGTTCATAATGATGTTATTTCCAGATTACTCATTATAATTCTATACAAGATGATTTTGGAACCGAAATGGAAATTAGCACAAGAACATGTCTTGAACCAGGTAAATTTTACTATGCTTCATGTATCGATTAAATATGTATTGGCGTATTTCTAGTTTTGTATAAGTTTATTGATTTAATTTACTTTGTTTATCTCACTAGATGCTTGGTGGCAACAACATTGAATAAGTTGGTTAGAGTTGCAAAGAATAGTCGTGCGTATATTAAGTCAGACATGCTCATCTCTTGCATGTGAGCATGATTGAAGTATGtatgattatatatatatatatatatatatatatatatatatatatatatatatatatatatatatatatatatatatatatatatatatatatatatatatatatatatatatatatatatatatatatatatatatagcaaaAGAAAAAATCAAGATCTTGTTGCGTACATCCATGTTCGATTTATCTATTGGAGCATTGTTTACATTCAATCTAAAACTAAACGTGTAAAGATATTCAATTTGAGTTTACTTGTAGCTAATCTTACTCAATGATATTTATTGTAAGATAAATTTTGATATTGAATGATGTACAAAATAATAGATTTAAGTGATCAAAACTTACATAGATTTATTACATTTGATCTATACATTATTCATTTATAAAAGTGTTGGATATTTTTTTTATACATTATTAACATTTTGTGGGGAGTTTTTAACTTCCTAAAATAAAACCTGTAAGTACAATTTAAAAGAAATactatttttttaatatataagTTGACTCAGCTTGCTAACCTGTCATGCCACGTAATCAACAGTAATTGTTGTTCTTCAAAACCCGTTTCATCTTCTTCTTTGGCTATATGAGCTTGGTGTTCTTGCTAACTTTATGAGGTTGTACATTATGATGAAAAATGTCTGATGCGATTGTAGTTGAAACATTCGAGTCTCTTTCTATCGATTATTCCCCCCCCCCCTCGCTAATTTATTGATCCTCCTTTTTGATTTGAAAAGTGGTCTTGCTCAATCTTCTCTTGTTCTTGGTTATGATAATTTCTCCTATGTGTGCTTTGGGAATCTCTTCCACAATCCCTACCTCTCAACACTGATTTAGAATTGAATCCACATTTTCTTGTACGTATGCTTGCAAAGCTTGATTGTCACTAGACTTCTTTGTACTCATCTCATTGATTCTTTGCTTGTATGCTTAGAGAGAACCTTGTAGTTCTTCGACCTTCATTTCTTCTATATTCTTGGATTCTTCTATGGCCATCACAATGTCATCAAATTTGGGGGTTAGGGTTCATAGAATATTTTCAACAATCGGTTTATCTAAAATTGTCTCACCATAATTCTTCATAGCATTCCTGTGGGTAATaatttgattgaagaattcaTCTATCTTCTCATTTTCCTCCATTTGCATCAACTTATATTGATGCCTCATCATCTGTAATTGCAATTTATTTAACTTCTTCGTGCCATCGTTGCACTTTTCCAAGACCTCTCATGCTTCCCGCGAATTTGCAGCTCCTACAATCTTCTCAAAGTGTGTTTCATCAACACACTGATGAATCAAGAATGTTGCTTTGCAATCCTTCTTTTTGTTCTCTCTGTAAAACGCCTTTTGTGTGTCTGTGGGATTTGTAGGGAGTGATGGGTAGACATCTTCTACAATTTCTATGACTTCTTGGTACCCCATTATCACCTTCATTTGCACTCTCCATCTATCCCAATTCTTTCCAGTGAGAACAGGGATATTTGTTGTGAATGTTGACCGGTTTGCACCATTGTGTGTGTATTGCAAGGCTTCTAATCAAACCGAGCTCTGGATACCAGTTGTTAGAGTATTAACACAATAATGGTGATGAATAGAGTGATGATTGTTAAGAAGATATGAGTGAAATGCTATGTATTATATTTCTATGAATAATCTCATGTGCTTACAGTAATAGCAGAACAAGCTTATATATGTAAAAGCTACAAGACGCTTGGCAATATAACATTGGACAGCTAATACAAGTCTATACAGAGTTGAATTATTCCTAACATTCGGGAGGTCCTTTAAAATATAACACTACAACTTTATTATATCATATACAAATAACACAATGCttaacacacacacacacacacacacacacacacacacacacacacacacacgcacacacacacacacacacacatatatatatatgGAATCAGAAATCGATGATAAATGGATGTGGATTTCAACGGTGGACTTGAGCTTTCAGATATGGTGGAAGAGAGACTATCTTGCAAGATTATCACTTTAACACTCACGCGAGTATGAGAGTAAGATGAGGCAAATGAGATTTAAATTCCGATTACTTGAGAAATAGCATGTTCTCCTCTTATATAGTAGAGTGGTTATAACAACTTGATGATATATCGTCATGATATGTAGAGATCCATCTAATTGATCTTGGATTGAGATCACTTCCATTCTTGATAACATATTTGCTCGACATGTGACGCGGTGGATCGTTGAGTTCTCTTGGCCATAATTATTGGATCCTTTGGCTGGCCTAGAATAGTTATCCCCCAAGCTCTTAATTCTGCTCTGTTGGGTGAAGGCTTTGTTGGGTTTGTCCTCTTCTGTCAGCCATTGCTCGGCTTGAGCGAAAAATCATGATGTGACTTCATTGTCATGGAAAATTTCGCGTATTAAATGTGCCCCATACTCTATATATCTTTTCACATGCTTTATCATGACGACCTTTGAGAACTAGAGTACTCGAGTATTTTGTGAGGAAATTTGGATTGTTGATAATGCCTATTTCCTTTCCTTCATTGAGGTATCAGAATAGTCACACGATTTCTTTGATCATTATCCTTTCTCTTTCATCATCCACGTTCTTTTTGCAACATACTGCCATTCTTCTTGACTAATAGAAGCGGTACCCACCATGTGTAAACAAGTGAAGGAATATATTTCTGTTGTTTGGGTAAATCCTGAAATTTTAAAAACCGTTTCTATCTTTGCTAGCGAAGGTAGTCTTAAAATGGTTTTTCTTAAAGTTGATTGTTCTTTAAGCGGGGCGTACTAAACCTAAAGAAGACAAATAGATTTATCTTCTTTTATATTGCGGGTGCGTCTTCTCTTTTTATGTGTGTGccttttttattttaaatcttCAATTGCTTTTTACTCCTCTGTCTCACAATGAGTGACTAAGTTAACCATTTTACATATATTaagaaaaatgaataaatgaaaGAGATAGTGATATTTTTGCTAAAATACTTTTATCATGGATTGAGAATGATGAAACTAATATTAATTAGAGggtaaaataaaaaaaatacattaaaaattaaaatgtATCATTTATTTTAGGAGGCTCTTTTATTTAAAATAAGTCATTCATTGTAAAACGAAGGGAGTAACTTTGAAGTAGAAGTTCAGAACCAACCGATGGCCttttaaaatacttttaataATTTTTATCACTCAGTAAACATATTTTAGAAAAACAATTAGATATGATGTTTGTATATTTAAAAGTTAAAATACTATTTTTTTTGtaagaaaataaattttatatacTATAGAGTAAATATTTTTTACGAGTCCATATAATATGTCAAAAAAATTTATTTAACTTTAAAAGTTGAGATGGAAGAGTgttttcataatttttttgaaaCAAATAATTATGTATACAAATTGAATCATTTTCTTAATGTTTATTTAGAAAGGGAAGATATCAACAATTTAAGCAATGTTTGCTTAATTGAAATCACACGTTGACACTCAATCTTATTATATTGATTTTTGTCAGTTAAATTTTGATTTATAGATGAATGTGAATTTATGATGTAAATTCCTAACATGGGACTTgccaatttatttaattattaaatttAAGTTGTACTAGTAATAATATTTATTACTACTATTATAATAATTTTGTACAAACATGCAAATACTCACGTTTCTATAAATATAATTTACATTATAATTCAATCTAGCCAGAAATAGCATGACTATCACATTATTGTtacattttattttttaaatactAATGTAATAAAGTATTTGTTAGAACACAACtcatatttttattaaataaacaattttataaaaaaaagttaaTGCGAAGAACAAATATTtatatgaaaaacaaaacaaaaaaaatgaaaaatacacATAGTTTTTTGCAAAAAAACcttgaattaaaatgaacaaaAAAGATCTCATTAGATGTGCCGATTTGTTTATTCGTATTTTTAATAAACAATCATGAATTTGGTTCACACAAAAGATTAAGCTCGAAATTTTTTGAAGACAGATTTATGCGTGGATATTTTGCGAAAAGTTTCTGTGTTTGAAATGGTGATTTTGTTTGAGTTCGTGAAAAACTCAAGTATAGCGTGAAGAAAATGGAAATGTGCAGAAAAGTACGATGGCTTAGAATGAAAAGCAATAAGAATGCAATTAAAACAATGAGGATAATGAAACAAACTAAAATTAAAGTGTTCGCATTAACATAAAATGATGTGCATGATTATACATTTCTCATTGAATATTTGAATCACTGTAAGTTGGATATTGGATTCTATAGAGAACTTAATGAAATTTGCAAACCCTGGTTATAGTGCAGAAATTTGACTTATATACAAGTGAAAAATAACCGTCGACAACAGTTAATTTCTCAACACTCAACACGTTCACAAGTACGTGTACATGACTTCCACGCGTCTTCACCATTTGAACTGTTTCATACCATCACTTATGTTGATTACCACCTTTAAATCTCCAAACTGCCTTTATCAAGAATCTCCAGTTGACTCTATAGTTGTCGTCGAAGCATTCTTAGTTCAACTGACCTTTGGACTCAAAAACACACTAAGTCCCTAACATCTGATAGATGCGTCGAACTCGACACTTCTACATAATATTTCCATGTCGAAGTGCTGATTTGTTCAAACTTGTTCAACATTCTGGACATGTTTTGAAGAGAGAGTGATCCTAATCTTGTGGATCTGTTCCTGAGACTCTTCCAAATCAAACTTAATGCAGTGTCAAAAACCACAGACTAGCACATATACGAGTTAAATTTTCACATCCGCAATTGACCAAATGAATCCGAATAAACCTTATTTTTGCAACTTGTTAACTTGCCACCTGAGACGAACCATCCGTTTCACCTAATTACAATCAGACTATGCAGGTCTCAAACATGTCGACATTTTCTGTCCACATTCAAAATAAACACCCCTCATTGCACTCAATAAACTGTTGGAAGTCACATCTCTATTGCCTTTATTTCAATTTTCATTTAAAATATTAGATCACCTCTAATTACCTCTCCTCAACCCTTTTTTCCAGACTCGGCGCTATAAGATGCAAAATGAATGTTCATCCAACAGTTTTAGTAACTACTACATTTTAGTTCTAAACCCTTTATTACCTTGTTATTTTTGTGTCGAACATTATAAACTTACTTAATATTCGTTACATTATCaaatctttttatttttaaagtTATGATTATATTTCAGGGAATAATCATATTCTTAGTCATCTCAGAAACAATTTTATTCTCTTCAAATTTAAACGACCGATAATCGAATAACATGCTAACTTGCAATCCAATTCATAATTATGTATACCACACAACATATTAAATTTCCAAACATTTGATGCGGTATAGTATTCGCATGAGTCAAAATTAAACCTCTAGATAAACTTGACTTCTACTCAAATTAGAATCAAACCTCTAGATAACAACACCGAAATCTAATTTAGATATTGTTATGCTGACTTATATAAGCATATAATCATGTAAAGTAAATGTACGTCTGTCTAGTGATAAAATAGTTCTCAACATCAGCTTGAGCAACATCGAGTTTAGGAACACCTTATTCATCGACCTATGGTACATTAGCATCTGAACCAAGAGTATCTTGGTTCACCATGTCTATAGTAGTTACACATAAGTCTATGTTTGAATTGACAGAATGCGACAAAATGAAGCAGAATAAAATAGAATAATATTATATTCCATCGTTTGAATTGGTAAATAGAGGATGAAATGAAACGGAACATGATGAAATGCATTTCATCCAATTTAATTAATTACCCTCATTTTTGTTCCATTTGATTTGGGCGTGAAACTATGCGAAATATACTCGAACACATCACATGATTGAACATACAACATAGTCGTCACCGAtctttatttatcccaaaagagggaagggaaaatatcgataaaacccaaggggaaAACAGAAAGacgggtaaggaagtcggttatacaaggggaaaatattagcacccctcacatccatggtactccatgagaaccGTTTTGAATGCTCTTGCTTGGGTGGGAGTTGTTATCTTCATgtacctgcaaaatagaaaatGAGTTAGAGAGAGAGAGTGCTCGAGGAGTATTGGGGCACCgatgcctacgtattctcatagtaCAATAAGAAATTCAgaacctcgtagttcgtggaactagAGAAAGAAAAGGGAGAAAGAAAATAAAGTGGAGAAAGTGCTCGCCAATGATTCGCATCCCCGTCCTTACatatccttatggtgcaataaaTAAGTCATAGATCCGTTATTCGGAGAACAAAAACTGAGAAAAGATATGATTgagagtggtgtttaaaccaaaaggaaagatagaagtggtgtcaaaaccaagaaaggggtTAACCACGAAGGTGTGtccctgaattgtggtgtcataactAAGAAATGGGattaaccatgaaggtgtcaacccaaaaGGTAAGTGGGAATAACCATGATGGTGTCAACCCAAAAGATAAGTgggaataaccatgaaggtgtcaacccaaaaGGAAAGTgggaataaccatgaaggtgtcaacccaaagggaaaatgggaataaccatgaaggtgtcaacccaaaaGGAAAGTgggaataaccatgaaggtgtcaacccaaaaGGTAAATGagaataaccatgaaggtgtcaacctaAAAGGAAAGTgggaataaccatgaaggtgtcaatCCAAAAGGAAAGTgggaataaccatgaaggtgtcaacccaaaaGGAAAGTGACTGtagtggtgtttaaaccaagaatAAAGATAAAATGAGCCACAAGACTAGTTGCAGACTTATTAGTGAATTGACtggaattgcactaaagtctatgaacatAGACAAATACTCAGATATATTCTAGACAAGTGTAGGAAAGATTCCCTTTCATCATTCTCTATTGCTCATGGCATACAAACCTAGTAAATGTTTGACAAGTTGTTGAAGTAAGTTCCCAAGGATGCTTGTGAGGAGGAGTCAGATGACtaagatctgctgaggaaactaTAGTTCACTGAGAGTCTTGTACTTATTGATAAAATGAAGCTCCAAAGTAATAGAGACAAGTCCCATCAAGTGACTAagggacttatggtcacttgacaaagacaaaggGAATGTATAACAGATGAAAGGATCTAGTTGATCAAAGTGGAATTTGATCAAGTCAAATCAAAGGAGTGGGATTGATGAACAAACAATATGTATGATCATACAAAAACTAGCTTATGGTCTCATTGTTAGGTAACCCAAGAGAAAGCCATATGGGTGCAAAGTGTACTGTCCCATGTttcattgttaggtagcccaagagaaaacCATGTGCGTGTAAATGTGTGTTAAGCCTAAGTAGATGAATGCAATAAGTAGGGACATAAAGCAGATGAATAAAACCATAAGCTTAAAATTTCATAAGAGCAGAGAAATTCAAAGTGTCCATAAGGTCCACGAGTACAAGGTCACTTCAAGTCAAGCAAAGGGGCCTAAAATTTAAGTCAAAGTCCATAGTCCAAGAGGTCATCAATATTCCAAGTCAatcataggtttaagatcaagTCAAAGCCACTTTATCATGTTTTGGTTCATTAAGATTAATAAGCAGATCAATCAAACAAAATAAGAAGAAACATATGAATAAGAAAATATGAATAGAGTATGCAATGAGATGATGATTAATGAGATATAAAAGTAAAATGCATTAAGTAAAGGGCATAAACTTTTGATTCCCTCGTACATTTTGAGCCAAATTTAGGACAAATGATCTTTGACATAAGCTTAACAACATGCAAAAGGAATGAGATCAAAAGAGTATTTGAGGTGAAAATGACAAGGGTGGAAAATGGTGGCCATGACAAGGTTTTGATCCATTTTGGCAACTTAGTCATTTGCACAAATGAGGTCTTTAATGATTGAATTAGTGTTTGACCCTTGAATCAAAGTTGCAGAAGATATCAAAAGACAAATTTGGCTTCAAGAAGCTTGACAATTGGATAAAAATTGAACGAGTTATGGAGTTTAGACCAAAGGCATGacatacttgcaaattaggtcaagcCAACTTGTAGCCCTTTGTGCAAACTTGACATTTTCTTGCATTTCAAACCACAATGATGATAGAATAATCATCCCTTGATGAAAACTTGATTAGGGCTTGAGTGATCTTGAGAATAGCTTAGAGATTGAGTGATGAACCACCTTTGAATCAAAATGAAGCAAACTTGCATTTCCTTTGACCAAAATACCTTTGTCTTGCCTTGATTTGGAGCATGATCACCTACAATAGTAACAAGACCAACCAAGTACCATCTCTTATTGAAGTTATGGTTAATTGACAAGTAAAATCAAGATGAAATCCTATTGTTAAGATACAAACTACAAAGTAATCATGTTTGTTCCCATCACCAAATACAATGATCATACATGATATGATTTGATGTATACAAATGAAATATGTAAGAGAAAAAATAAATGATAAATTTTTAGTATGAGAGGATGGAATATCATCTTTTATTGCATCCCATTATCTAAAAAATAAAATGTGATTATCTATTTCCCTCCACACCATTCCATTTCTCTCCGCTCCGCTAGTTTTGAAACACTATTTACCTATTTCGAAAAGGAACCATTCGGACAAGGTTTTAAACGATCCAGAATGATCATTCCGAACAATGTCATTAGCTACGGAAACGAAGATAGAGAAACAGAAATGAAGATTTCAAAGAACACGAGTAATCGAAACTCAGAAGAATCATTACTAGTTCAAAACGCAGACCTAATCCTCCCATGGCTAACCCATCAACAACTCGCCAATCTTTCCTTAACCTCCAAATCACTCCACAAACTCACTCAAACCCTAACCCTAAATCGTATCTCCGATGCTTCTAGAAACTTCGAGAATTTCCCAATCCCAttcctcaacaacaacaacgatCACAATGTCAATCACCCTTACTCATACTTTCTCTACACACCTTCACTTCTCTCCACCACTAACATCCCTCGTTACCAACCATGGGGCGGCAATTCTGTAACTTCAACAAACCCTAAAACGATTGATAATGATCATGATGAATCGGTGAGTTTTGTTGATGTGGTGGGTTGTGATTGCGGCGAGGTTTGTGGTGATGGGTGTGTTTGTTTTGGGTTTTATGATGATGTGGGAAGGGAATGTGGGCCGAGTTGTTTTTGTGAAGTGGGGTGTGGGAATAGGGTGAGTCAGAATGGGGTTGCGGTTAGGGTTAAGATTGTCAGGTGTGGAGAGAAAGGGTGGGGTTTGTTTGCTGATCAGGTTATTCCTAAAGGACAGTTCTTGTTTCATTATGCAGGTGATTTTTTAATTTTGTTGTTTTTAAGTGCTTGTTTGATTGATTATAGAGTTATCATACAGTTGATTGTGATATAGTATGATTTAGTGTTTTCAATTCGAAATGACTTTTTCACAAGAATTGGTTCTATTTTGAAGCTGAAATTTCgagtttttttttttgtttctatAGGTTAGAATTGGTTTTAGAATTGTAGAGTTGATTATGATGTGTTTTTGTGTTTTCAAGTTGCATTGAGTTTTTCATCGGAATTTATTTTAATCTGAAGCTGGAATTtagagttttttttttgtttctatCTATAATAGAAGTTATAATTGATTTTAGAATCGTAGAGTAGGTTCCAATGTGTT from Lathyrus oleraceus cultivar Zhongwan6 chromosome 1, CAAS_Psat_ZW6_1.0, whole genome shotgun sequence includes:
- the LOC127125476 gene encoding histone-lysine N-methyltransferase SUVR3 isoform X1, giving the protein MIIPNNVISYGNEDRETEMKISKNTSNRNSEESLLVQNADLILPWLTHQQLANLSLTSKSLHKLTQTLTLNRISDASRNFENFPIPFLNNNNDHNVNHPYSYFLYTPSLLSTTNIPRYQPWGGNSVTSTNPKTIDNDHDESVSFVDVVGCDCGEVCGDGCVCFGFYDDVGRECGPSCFCEVGCGNRVSQNGVAVRVKIVRCGEKGWGLFADQVIPKGQFLFHYAGELLTTKEAQRRQQYYDELSSRGRFFSALLVVREHLPSGNACLRLNIDATRIGNVARFVNHSCDGGNLSTKLIRSTGALFPRLCFFALKDIQKDEELTFSYGEIRKRSNGLPCYCNSPSCLGTLPSEDT
- the LOC127125476 gene encoding histone-lysine N-methyltransferase SUVR3 isoform X2, coding for MIIPNNVISYGNEDRETEMKISKNTSNRNSEESLLVQNADLILPWLTHQQLANLSLTSKSLHKLTQTLTLNRISDASRNFENFPIPFLNNNNDHNVNHPYSYFLYTPSLLSTTNIPRYQPWGGNSVTSTNPKTIDNDHDESVSFVDVVGCDCGEVCGDGCVCFGFYDDVGRECGPSCFCEVGCGNRVSQNGVAVRVKIVRCGEKGWGLFADQVIPKGQFLFHYAGVGVVFQVSVFHREEIDNLRTSLVKESNVKRFEFRKHRKAAGMVVFWLSAMDHHLPSTALANVNVSVSDSFSILLVVFLIFMHCLSPLLFPTWMLCKVNL